The genomic interval CATCCGCCCATCGTTTTTTTTCCTTCCGGCTGGATGGAAACGATCATAACCGCGCCGTCCGCGCAGTTAACACTAAAACCTTTATTTTTCACGAGAGAATATATTGTC from Candidatus Omnitrophota bacterium carries:
- a CDS encoding methionyl-tRNA formyltransferase; its protein translation is TIYSLVKNKGFSVNCADGAVMIVSIQPEGKKTMGGWEFVIGRRLSPGDKI